The DNA region CTCGAGAAacaccagcaaacacactcCGTCATGGTGAATCAAAAGAGGTCCCGAAAAAAGCCACGTAGATATTCTCAGTGTGAAAAAGCCTCCTCAGTAGTTAAGCACCACATGGttatacacactggagagaagcctcatgaatgtactcagtgtggaaaaggtttttcacACAGGTCGAGCCTTTCACGCCACAGGCTTGTACACAAAGGAGAAAACTCTCGTAAAAGCCACACGCtagtacacactggagagaggcctcatgaatgtgtccagtgtggaaaagcatttaGAACGTCCCAAGATCTTCAATGCCACATGCTGACACATAACGATGAGAAGCCTCATATATGTGACCAGTGTggaaaatcattttcaaaaagtTCAAATCGTAAGCGCCACATGttagtacacactggagagaagcctcatgaatgtgtccagtgtggaaaatcatTTACACTGCCCCAAAGTCTTCAGCgccacatgcttacacatactggagagaaacctcataaatgtgtccagtgtgggaAATTATTTTCAGTCATTGCAACTCTTAAAGACCACATGCTAATTCAcgctggagagaagcctcataaatgtgcccagtgtggaaaatgtTTTTCACACAGCTCAAGCCTTTCACGCCACATGCTTGTACACAAAGGAGAGAAGTCTCGTAAAAGCCACACGCtagtacacactggagagaagcctcataaatgtgtccagtgtggaaaagcatttaGAATGTCCCAAAGTCTTCAGTGCCACATCCTTACACATACAGGAGAGAAGCCCCATAAATGTGACCAGTGTggaaaatcattttcaaaaagtTCAAATCATAAGCGCCACATGTTagttcacactggagagaagcctcatgaatgtgtccagtgtggaaaatcatTTAGACTGCCCCAAAGTCTTCAGCgccacatgcttacacatactggagagaaacctcataaatgtgtccagtgtgggaAATTATTTTCAGTCATTGCAAGTCTTAAAGACCACATGCtaattcacactggagagaagcctcatgaatgtgtccagtgtggaaaatcatTTAGAACGTCCCAAAGTCTTCAGCgccacatgcttacacataaTGGTGAGAAGCCccataaatgtgcccagtgtggaaaaggtttttcacAAAGCTCAACTCTTAAAGCCCACATGCgaattcacactggagagaagcctcatatatgtgtccagtgtggaaaatctTTTTCATTTAGTTCAAATCTTAAAGCCCACATGCgaattcacactggagagaagcctcataaatgtatccagtgtggaaaaggttttacAAAAAGGTCAACTCTTAAAGCCCacatgcaaattcacactggagagaagcctcataaatttgcccagtgtggaaaaggtttttcacAAAGCTCAACTCTTTATGGCCACATGttagtacacactggagagaagtctcataaatgtgtccagtgtggaaaagcatttaGAACATCCAAAGATCTTCAACGCCACATGCTATCATAtaccggagagaagcctcataaatgtctccagtgtggaaaagcttttccATTTATTTCAACTCTAAGACTccacatgcttacacatactggagagaagaCTCacaaatgtgcccagtgtggaaaagcctttatAAGAATCTCAAACCTTAGacggcacacacatacacatactggagaaaagccttatgaatgtgcccagtgtggaaaagcttttacacAAATGTCATCTCTTAAAGCCCacatgcaaattcacactggagagaagcctcataaatgtgctcagtgtggaaaatcattttcaaaaagtTCAAATCTTAAAATCCACATGTtggtacacactggagagaagcctcataaatgtgctcagtgtggaaaatcattttcaaaaagtTCAAATCTTCAAATCCACATGTtggtacacactggagagaagtctcatatatgtgtccagtgtggaaaatcattttcaaaaagtTCAAATCTTAAAGTCCACATGttagtacacactggagagaagtctcataaatgtgtccagtgtggaaaagcttttccATTTATTTCAACTCTAAGACTccacatgcttacacatactggagagaagaCTCacaaatgtgcccagtgtggaaaagcctttatACGCATCTCAGACCTTAGacggcacacacatacacatactggagaaaagccttatgaatgtgcccagtgtggaaaaggtttttcacAAAGCTCAACTCTTAAAGCCCACATGCgaattcacactggagagaagcctcataaatgtgcccagtgtggaaaatcattttcaaaaagtTCAACTCTTTATGCCCACATGTTGgtccacactggagagaagtctcatatatgtgtccagtgtggaaaatcattttcaaaaagtTCAACTCTTAAAGTCCACATGttagtacacactggagagaagcctcataaatgtgtccagtgtggaaaaggtttttcacAAAGCTCAACTATTAAAGCCCACATgttaatacacactggagagaagcctcataaatgtgcccagtgtggaaaagctttttcaaAAAGTTCAAATTTTAAAGTCCACATGttagtacacactggagagaagcctcataaatgtatccagtgtggaaaaggttttgcACAGCGCTCAACTCTTAAAGCCCacctgcaaattcacactggagagaagcctcataaatgtgcccagtgtgaaaAAGCATTTAGAACGTCCAAAGATCTTCAACgccacatgcttacacataaCAATGAGAAGCCTCAtatatgtgcccagtgtggaaaaggttttgcACAGCGCTCAACTCTTAAAGCCCacctgcaaattcacactggagagaagcctcataagtGTGCCCAGTGTGAAAAAGCATTTAGAACGTCCAAAGATCTTCAACGCCACATACTTACACATAACGATGAGAAGCATAGTGGTTAGTCGTCTCGTCAgccacatacataaataaataggcaAAAAATTGTATATGAAATGTGCAGTGTTAATTTTGGCGGCTATTTTAGATTTAGTcttagggcgtattcacaccaggaaggtccgttagttcaattgctttggtccggaccaaatttttttgttcttttttttttcttagtgcGGTTTgctttcacactgtgattaattgcaaccagaccagaatttataaacaaaagcacatgtgctaaggtcgttcaaccattggccggTAAACATGTAGGCGGGGTAAAGAataaggaagccaaagtcaaagttggcccacgtaaatactatggagactttgcgtactgtactcgttattatcctagaaATATAGtgtacagttacagctttgcagaagtgctcgagcgtcaagaccgtttgatgcaacatGAGTATAACAATTTGTTCACGATATGAgagtgtagactgtatactgtcgaataatgcgaaaacgtgaaattcaacattttaacccgtaCGTCTGATTTCGGTTTGCAGAGTCACAAATATCTTATAAATATTTGCTGTGTAATCTTAGAAATAACAAATTAAAGTTTGACTAGATAGTAATGCATTACAATGCATGTTCAGGGCTTGCCATAAAGCTTCTTTTGTAAGTAAGTGAAAATGGTATTTTCTGGAACttcaaaatgaacacacaatCCCAAAGCAGAACTAGGCTACTGAATCTGATCTTGATTCAGTTTGAGGAAAGCGCTTCTCTCTAAAATGACTCTTGCTCTATTTCGACGACCACGGCTGAGGTCACCTGTAATGCTAAAAACTCGCTCAGCAAATGCTGAAATGTAAACAGGGATGCCTGTTTGGGGGGAAATATCATGGGGGAAATATCATGCATTTTGAATGTCCAATAGCACATCACTAACATTTAAGTCAAGTCTAGTCTCATCAACGAAAACGAAACCTAAATGTTGCAGTTTTTATTATCAAAGATCTATTTTTAGCTCGTCAACGTCTCGTCTTAGTCATGGAGAAAAGGTTGTTAACGAAACATTTTCGGCATATTTTTCGTTAACGAAATTAACACTGGAAATGTGAATAGACTACCAGTAATAGAGATGTTGGAAGACttgttattatgttattataatGTGAATTGATTGATCGAGATGTTGGGAGGCTTGTTGTTATGTTATTATAATGTGAATAGATTGATCGAGATGTTGGGAGgcttgttattatttattatacaactgcttggtcaaatgtcctattgtgatgcactatttggaacgtgcattatttttcaatatgcgcacggctatgaagtagttccttttttttgggcttatcacacttgaatattaattcgccaatgtgaatgtaacggtaaaaacagcaacgttgtatctaagacagcggcgatataaacgaaaatgatagttgcagtggtataagcgggataatcaactccgcgctctgtgtttataggaaaataatacacgttcgaagtggtaataaggtcccgacgccgcaggtcGTTGATTATCCTTTACTTATAGCGTGAATAGACTGATCGAGATGTTGGGAGGCTTGTTTTCTCCCttcttttatttacttttatttgttattactgtttgcttttgttcttGTAAAGCACATTCAATGacccctgtgtatgaaatgcgttaaataaataaactcaaCTTGACTCCTCTGCTTGCTTCTCATTCGACACTCtactcactcctttctcctctattctacacacactcactcctttctcctctattctacacacacactcctttctcctctattctacacactcactcctttctcctctattctacacacactcactcctttctcctcaaTTCTGTTAGGAGGGAGAACTGTCAacactgaaaatgaaaatgaaaccaATTTGATGCAGCAACTTGCCGTCGGAAGGTATAGGCTATGTGTTCTGTCGAAGGCTAAACAATAGACGAGAGCTAGTTAGCCAAACATCCCATGTAGGCTAACTTCGGAATTTTAACACAGCaataatttaggctacttgcATACAGGCTTTACTTAAATCAGCAGTTTCTCCCTAAAGTAATGGCAAGCCAATAACTCTGCGCAGAGTCTGCACTAGCCTCCAATGTTTTTCCATCTGCGGAGGTGTTTTCTTGGGTGGCGAATTTACAAATCCAAGGCtactaccaaagatccttcattacagGCTTTACTTAAATCAGTAGTTGATGTCATGGGTGAGCCAATAACCTCGCCGCAGAGTTTACTCTACAATGTTTTTCCATACGCGGAGTTGTTTTCGCGGGTGGCGAATTTACGAATTCTACTagcccaggggtcggcaacccaaaatgttcaaagagccattttggaccaacaaaacaaaaaataaatctgtctggagccgcagaaaatgaaaagccttatgtataccttatatgaaggcaacacaggctgtaagtgtatattatctatattagcctatcaaaatgactaagtatgctacaactaggctacataatgagctttcatgattaaatgtttttccctgcagcgcatctcggagagaatgacacaccaagGGACTACTCCGCTGTATATGGTGCTTGAAGTTCAACTTtgtgtaatcaccatccgtgaaacgttgttttccacgttttaatatctctcaggttgcaacaaaatttctccagaagtagggtACTGCaatcacactttttctctcagtcccaactgggtagtcggctgcaaatgtagccatgccttccctgaaaatgtctttctaaatgtctttctctttttgttgttcgccaacttctcattacaaagcaaacatgcaggcaatccttccgcaatggcaatgaaagcaaatgattcggtccagGCAATGAAGGCAATgaagacgctccagggagccaccaggattgcgctaaagagccgcatgcggctctggagccgcaggttgccgacccctgtacTAGCCTTTGGGCCATGCCAAAATTCACGGAACACCGCTTCTGATTGATTAAACTTCGCCGTCGTCGCCCGGCAGCAACATAGACATTTCTCCTCGATTCTGTCAGGAGGGAGAACTGTCAACACTGAAAATGAAATGGATTTCTTTTGTCTCTCAAGCTAAATCTGTGGAAATTTCAACATTCTTGTTCCTGTTGCTGCCTCTGTTGTTCCAGACTACAAAACTGCTGAAATGACTAAACGAGGTGTGAAGCTGGGACCATGCAAGCacaggggggaattctcccatgcgcgtaaAGGTGCGTTACTGTACGTTCACACCGCTGctgacttgagcttccaaagattcaggaagtcattcattttcaatggaagccggcttctctcagctgcaagAAGCGGCAAATCCGttggcgtcgcgttttgggcgtcctGAGGGTCAAGCACAAAGTGGAAATTGGCTCTATTTTATGGTAAtaagctatgacgcggttcagctgCAAACAACTGCGGccaaagcttcccacggcgtccttggcAGGGCATAAGTCGGCAGCGGTGTGTAAGCTACGAACAGTAAGGGTGCCTAAGTCCAAAAAATCCTgttataatcacccactttgAAAACTCAACTCAAACTCCACAAACTCATTACTGTGCAGCTCGCTACTTGTATTCCTACTACTTTACGCTATTTTTAGAATTATGTTTTAAGGGTTTTTACCTGTTGgcagggattaaagttttccggcaccgtgccggaattccggcgtgcggccattgactgcgttaattttttaaaatattatttatttgttaacgctattgaaaaacacgcagcattcgttaagctgaatttcctttccctgctctccctctctgtcactcacgcgtcacgCACCCTTtaatacacactcagacacagacacagactccccttcgtgcacaccgcgtctgtctccataacgAGATCATCTCTGGAAGCGCGGTCGCActaatgcacctgacgctgcgggtggaagcataagttcttccgcaaattttgtagactatgcgtgcaactttaccaaaccgtatggaagtaggctaataatctccttggcccgctctcgtgcgcactcATACCCGCCCCTCGAcgtgcacatttaatccaaataaaatattcacaatcgtgaacgcaatggcgcacagaagacgactagctgaattattgttaaatacggttagcatcattagtaggctaagctgcacacatctgattaaaactctgcattcaagtagactgaccatctcaataccaatgtttttcaactccaagatttaaagggcctgtccctaggagaaaaagtatgagcttaccttgaaacttaaacacacgtggggaccagggtgggaatttcgtcattttaggggcaaggccatttggccttcgccttcttcttttttttacgggcaccaaggccacatgatagggcacaaaggccactgagtaaaatttgatggttttacatttcagggttatctcgacacaaatacatagacccgctagccgctgtaggctttgagaaacactaacacagcctcaaacttctttaagttgaggcccaatcatggcagactttggggtcataagGCCCATCTACAaatacctcaccccaccccccatcaaatcatcattaggattatcatatcacaattagtattatgctatattgttagacatgcactttcacttcaaagcagtcaatgtttgtgccaaaattgtttacaaaaagtttgtgaaaactatgcacatcaggggtgtgctaaatgtaagataggctatataattacaatagttcattcttttgcatgtttgcatgagatacttctgaaaacaacagcaaatatgagtaccattgttttgggatgtttccctcatggaagcatcataagccgttttcagacaggtttctgcacattctgtgATAATTACCTGCCACAaatcaaatacgggacgattccgtatcatactgaatggttggcaaccctaagtcaggggcataaaggccactgtggccttatgatgggttttttttcagggggcatcaaggccaaagtgtagggcaacggcggccatggcctcatggccttggtataattcccaccctggtggGGACACTGCACAGTCCAACCAGctagagtatgataaactagccaactatgctactttgtttacaatattttgaggcttcaatcaaacagctgaatttaagaggtggagttgtaatatgaatagcaggctataagctgcattaagtttgctgttatgaatatcagaaatgtcagtatacagaatgtatgaataattacacgtgtgtgtgtgctttacatcttgttaaaaaaatcattaaataaataaattcacattatgtgaaagcaaagtgataaaaagtcagacatgaggcgaccaccacacaattgccttctaatctgtgggaaacactgttattagcctactctttagaaagagaatcattgtcttttttgaataccttaacttaaagggatagttcgggttttaagacacaaagttatatgggttccccgtcagcaacgttgtgcatcagcactga from Sardina pilchardus chromosome 1, fSarPil1.1, whole genome shotgun sequence includes:
- the LOC134076299 gene encoding zinc finger protein 729-like, whose product is MDLGLPFSSVYAETQQVDLRVMVKEEDIKEEEYDHMMSCPDEGEKPFAEFHCKIETDVTESPKSTYNEILQTTVKAEVKKEEEEEEEEEEEEEEEEEEEEEEQHEHLLESVSEHPQVRQQKIHGQNDELHLQLRGRLHHCTVCRKSFTALTELEKHQQTHSVMVNQKRSRKKPRRYSQCEKASSVVKHHMVIHTGEKPHECTQCGKGFSHRSSLSRHRLVHKGENSRKSHTLVHTGERPHECVQCGKAFRTSQDLQCHMLTHNDEKPHICDQCGKSFSKSSNRKRHMLVHTGEKPHECVQCGKSFTLPQSLQRHMLTHTGEKPHKCVQCGKLFSVIATLKDHMLIHAGEKPHKCAQCGKCFSHSSSLSRHMLVHKGEKSRKSHTLVHTGEKPHKCVQCGKAFRMSQSLQCHILTHTGEKPHKCDQCGKSFSKSSNHKRHMLVHTGEKPHECVQCGKSFRLPQSLQRHMLTHTGEKPHKCVQCGKLFSVIASLKDHMLIHTGEKPHECVQCGKSFRTSQSLQRHMLTHNGEKPHKCAQCGKGFSQSSTLKAHMRIHTGEKPHICVQCGKSFSFSSNLKAHMRIHTGEKPHKCIQCGKGFTKRSTLKAHMQIHTGEKPHKFAQCGKGFSQSSTLYGHMLVHTGEKSHKCVQCGKAFRTSKDLQRHMLSYTGEKPHKCLQCGKAFPFISTLRLHMLTHTGEKTHKCAQCGKAFIRISNLRRHTHTHTGEKPYECAQCGKAFTQMSSLKAHMQIHTGEKPHKCAQCGKSFSKSSNLKIHMLVHTGEKPHKCAQCGKSFSKSSNLQIHMLVHTGEKSHICVQCGKSFSKSSNLKVHMLVHTGEKSHKCVQCGKAFPFISTLRLHMLTHTGEKTHKCAQCGKAFIRISDLRRHTHTHTGEKPYECAQCGKGFSQSSTLKAHMRIHTGEKPHKCAQCGKSFSKSSTLYAHMLVHTGEKSHICVQCGKSFSKSSTLKVHMLVHTGEKPHKCVQCGKGFSQSSTIKAHMLIHTGEKPHKCAQCGKAFSKSSNFKVHMLVHTGEKPHKCIQCGKGFAQRSTLKAHLQIHTGEKPHKCAQCEKAFRTSKDLQRHMLTHNNEKPHICAQCGKGFAQRSTLKAHLQIHTGEKPHKCAQCEKAFRTSKDLQRHILTHNDEKHSGYTAGMREVGGSEGVKEALGPHVRRRVQRTQEVYRSDGGEMFVYPKEECLSHTVFGWDRLCSANNMDLGLPFNSVYAETQQVDLRVMVKEEDIKEEEYDHMISCADEAEKPFAEFHFNIETDVTESPRSTYNEILQTTVNTEVKKEEDEEEEEEEEEEQHELLLESVSEHPHTRQQKIHGQNDELHLQHEGRLHHCTVCRKSFTALTELEQHQQTHSVMVNQKRSRKKPRRYSQCEKASSVVKHHMVTHTGEKPHECTQCGKGFSHSSSLSRHMRVQRHTQVHTGERPHKCVQCGRSFSNSSHLKDHTFVHTGEKPHKCSQCGKAFSVIANLKAHMRIHTGEKPHKCAQCEKAFSKSSNLKVHMFVHTGEKPHKCVQCGKGFADNSALKAHMRIHTGEKPHECIQCGKSFRTSRNLQRHMHTHNDEKPHECIQCGKCFSKSSKLKVHMLVHTGEKSYICVKCGKLFSQSSTLKAHMRIHTGEKPHKCAQCGKSFSLSFNLKVHMLVHTGEKPHKCVQCGKGFADNSALKVHMRIHTGEKPHKCIQCGKDFTQRSTLKAHMQIHTGEKPHKCIQCGKDFTQRSTLKAHMQIHTGEKPHKCIQCGKDFTQRSTLKAHMQIHTGEKPHKCAQCGKCFSQSSTLYGHMLVHTGEKSHKCVQCGKAFRTSKDLQRHMQSHTGEKCHKCVQCGKLFSRSSTLYDHLLVHTGEKPHKCAQCGKGFAQRSTLKAHLQIHTGEKPHKCAQCEKAFRTSTNLQRHMLTHNDEKHSG